From a single Acinetobacter sp. YWS30-1 genomic region:
- a CDS encoding plasmid replication DNA-binding protein, with protein sequence MNTTKFSVMDASKAFKKSRTTIYEALKNGELSRDHDGLIDLSELIRVYGNPIAVQSSTRTEQVQKDVQVHVQSEVENVLKDQISLLKNQLDLANQREKSLMQHIEDLTHRIEFKGTLEQPKQENINQLNESTNSNIATDPRPQDESNYDGLTTSENKRIPVPEHVEPEPKKRGFLSRFFLPYG encoded by the coding sequence TTGAACACAACAAAATTCAGCGTCATGGACGCAAGTAAAGCCTTTAAAAAATCACGTACAACAATATATGAGGCTTTAAAAAATGGTGAGTTATCAAGAGATCATGATGGTCTTATAGACTTATCTGAACTTATCAGAGTTTATGGCAATCCAATCGCTGTTCAGTCCAGTACACGCACTGAACAAGTTCAGAAGGATGTACAGGTACACGTTCAATCTGAAGTTGAAAATGTATTAAAAGACCAGATTTCTTTACTCAAAAATCAGTTAGATTTAGCAAATCAAAGAGAAAAGTCTTTGATGCAACATATTGAAGATCTTACTCATAGAATTGAGTTTAAAGGCACCTTAGAACAGCCAAAACAAGAAAATATTAATCAGCTAAATGAATCTACTAATTCGAATATAGCAACAGATCCTCGGCCACAGGATGAATCAAACTATGACGGATTGACTACTTCAGAGAATAAACGCATCCCTGTTCCAGAACACGTTGAGCCTGAACCTAAAAAGAGGGGCTTTCTTAGCCGCTTTTTCCTTCCATATGGTTAG